A genomic stretch from Cellulomonas sp. KRMCY2 includes:
- the aroC gene encoding chorismate synthase, whose amino-acid sequence MLRWLTSGESHGPALVGIIEGLPAGVEVATADVAAALARRRLGYGRGARMSFEQDEVRILAGLRHGVTQGGPLAIEIANSEWPKWVDVMAADPVEDPALLERARNAPLTRPRPGHADLVGMRKFGFDDARPVLERASARETATRVALGLVAAKFLEQAVGLRLVSHVVAIGPVGVPDDAVLPTPEDVDALDADPVRCFHAETSAAMIAEIDDCQKAGDTLGGVVEVLAYDVPTGLGSYTHWDRRLDARLAAALLGIQAVKGAEIGDGFRTATRRGSQAHDEIDRDPSTGLIRRRTNRAGGVEGGMSNGEVLKVRAAMKPISTVPRALATVDVATGETAQAIHQRSDVCAVPPAAVVAEAMVALVLAEAVLEKFGGDSVAEVARNHEAYLAAIPELQR is encoded by the coding sequence ATGCTGCGCTGGTTGACGTCCGGGGAGTCGCACGGCCCTGCACTCGTGGGGATCATCGAGGGTCTGCCCGCCGGGGTCGAGGTGGCCACTGCGGACGTGGCCGCGGCACTCGCGCGCCGTCGTCTCGGTTACGGCCGGGGCGCACGGATGAGCTTCGAGCAGGACGAGGTGCGCATCCTCGCCGGCCTGCGCCACGGCGTCACCCAGGGTGGTCCGCTGGCCATCGAGATCGCGAACAGCGAGTGGCCCAAGTGGGTCGACGTCATGGCAGCGGACCCGGTGGAGGACCCGGCCCTGCTCGAGCGGGCCCGCAACGCCCCGCTGACCCGGCCCCGGCCCGGCCACGCCGACCTGGTCGGCATGCGCAAGTTCGGCTTCGACGACGCACGCCCGGTGCTCGAGCGCGCATCGGCCCGCGAGACGGCGACGAGGGTCGCCCTCGGCCTGGTCGCGGCGAAGTTCCTGGAGCAGGCGGTCGGGCTCCGGCTTGTCTCGCACGTCGTGGCGATCGGCCCGGTGGGCGTGCCGGACGACGCCGTGCTGCCGACGCCGGAGGACGTCGACGCCCTGGACGCCGACCCGGTGCGCTGCTTCCACGCCGAGACGTCCGCCGCGATGATCGCCGAGATCGACGACTGCCAAAAGGCCGGCGACACCCTCGGCGGCGTCGTCGAGGTGCTCGCCTACGACGTCCCGACCGGGCTCGGCAGCTACACGCACTGGGACCGGCGGCTCGACGCAAGGCTCGCCGCTGCGCTGCTCGGGATCCAGGCGGTCAAGGGCGCCGAGATCGGCGACGGCTTCCGTACCGCGACCCGCCGCGGGTCGCAGGCCCACGACGAGATCGACCGCGACCCGTCGACCGGCCTGATCCGCCGGCGCACCAACCGCGCGGGCGGGGTCGAGGGCGGCATGTCCAACGGTGAGGTGCTCAAGGTGCGCGCCGCGATGAAGCCGATCTCGACGGTGCCGCGTGCGCTCGCCACTGTCGACGTCGCGACCGGCGAGACGGCCCAGGCGATCCACCAGCGCTCCGACGTGTGCGCGGTCCCACCGGCGGCCGTCGTCGCCGAGGCCATGGTCGCGCTCGTGCTCGCCGAGGCCGTGCTCGAGAAGTTCGGCGGAGACAGCGTGGCCGAGGTCGCCCGCAACCACGAGGCCTACCTGGCGGCCATCCCCGAGCTGCAGCGGTGA
- a CDS encoding PilN domain-containing protein: MSPKSTRAAEAFPDGRVDYAGLGAALRPQVNLLPPEIRNRRSLGRVKVRLGLALLIVLLIAAVAFVYAAFTEKAAAEELATTQRQVADLAAQQEEFAEVPRVKSQIDAVATARDLTMATEVLWTEYLRSVQAVTPESVRITTFSTAMPGPLQAPITSTSPLDAVSVGSVSLTGNAATLPDLATWMDALDAIPGLADPTYTTAELTDDDGVISYSIAVTVQVDDNAYALRFVPKEGS; the protein is encoded by the coding sequence ATGAGCCCGAAGAGCACGCGCGCCGCCGAGGCCTTCCCGGACGGGCGCGTCGACTACGCCGGACTGGGCGCCGCACTCCGCCCCCAGGTCAACCTGCTCCCGCCCGAGATCCGCAACCGACGGTCGCTCGGCCGGGTCAAGGTCCGGCTCGGCCTCGCGCTGCTCATCGTCCTGCTGATCGCCGCCGTCGCCTTCGTCTACGCCGCATTCACCGAGAAGGCGGCGGCCGAGGAGCTCGCCACGACGCAGCGACAGGTGGCGGACCTCGCTGCCCAGCAGGAGGAGTTCGCCGAGGTGCCGCGGGTCAAGAGCCAGATCGACGCGGTCGCGACGGCTCGTGACCTCACGATGGCGACCGAGGTCCTGTGGACCGAGTACCTGCGCTCGGTGCAGGCCGTGACACCGGAGTCCGTCCGCATCACGACCTTCTCGACCGCGATGCCCGGCCCGCTGCAGGCGCCGATCACCTCGACCAGTCCGCTCGATGCGGTGAGCGTGGGCTCCGTCAGCCTCACGGGCAATGCCGCGACCCTCCCGGACCTCGCAACGTGGATGGATGCGCTCGACGCGATTCCCGGCCTTGCGGATCCGACGTACACCACGGCCGAGCTGACGGACGACGACGGTGTGATCTCGTACAGCATCGCGGTCACCGTCCAGGTCGACGACAACGCCTACGCGCTCCGCTTTGTCCCGAAGGAGGGTAGCTGA
- the pilM gene encoding type IV pilus assembly protein PilM — protein sequence MATTVIGLDIGTTHARAVELQQGRGAPTVLRYAEAPLPLGAVQDGEVTEPEGVVQALRSMWATAKFSHRDVVLGVGNQRVLVRNLDLPWMPMPQLRASLPYQVQDTLPVAVEDALLDFYPTSEHQAQTGRTVQGLLVAATRDTVQSNVSAAESAGLRPLMVDLNGFALARAQMLGELSTRIVALVDIGARITNIVVTHRGVPRLVRTLPTGGQHITDAVASELRISVHEAEAIKRQVGVGYAVGADLQAAAEVVNHVTQNLVESIRNTIVYYASNNPGAAAEVVILTGGGSYLNGLGQYLASASRLTVSLADLFTGITVAKTAHLEPLHGIESTLAVPLGLAMAVAA from the coding sequence GTGGCCACAACAGTGATCGGGCTCGACATCGGGACGACCCATGCCCGGGCCGTCGAGCTCCAGCAGGGCCGTGGTGCCCCGACAGTGCTCCGCTACGCCGAGGCGCCCTTGCCCCTCGGCGCGGTCCAGGACGGCGAGGTGACCGAGCCGGAGGGCGTCGTCCAGGCGCTGCGCTCGATGTGGGCGACGGCGAAGTTCAGCCACCGCGACGTCGTGCTCGGTGTCGGGAACCAGCGCGTCCTCGTGCGCAACCTCGATCTGCCGTGGATGCCCATGCCGCAGCTGCGCGCCTCACTGCCGTACCAGGTCCAGGACACCCTGCCGGTAGCGGTCGAGGATGCCCTGCTGGACTTCTACCCGACCTCCGAGCACCAGGCCCAGACGGGCCGGACGGTGCAGGGTCTGCTGGTCGCCGCGACCCGCGACACCGTGCAGTCGAACGTCAGCGCCGCCGAGAGCGCGGGCCTGCGACCCCTGATGGTCGACCTCAACGGCTTCGCACTGGCCCGCGCCCAGATGCTCGGGGAGCTGTCGACGCGCATCGTCGCCCTCGTGGACATCGGCGCGCGGATCACCAACATCGTCGTGACCCACCGGGGGGTGCCGCGGCTCGTCCGGACGTTGCCCACCGGTGGCCAGCACATCACCGACGCCGTCGCGTCGGAGCTGCGCATCTCGGTCCATGAGGCTGAGGCGATCAAGCGTCAGGTCGGTGTCGGCTACGCGGTGGGTGCCGATCTCCAGGCTGCGGCCGAGGTCGTCAACCATGTGACCCAGAACCTCGTCGAGTCGATCCGCAACACGATCGTCTACTACGCGAGCAACAACCCCGGCGCAGCTGCGGAGGTCGTCATACTGACCGGCGGCGGCTCGTACCTCAACGGCCTGGGGCAGTACCTCGCGAGCGCGAGCCGGCTGACCGTCTCGCTCGCGGACCTCTTCACCGGCATCACGGTCGCCAAGACGGCGCACCTGGAACCTCTGCACGGCATCGAGTCGACCTTGGCGGTCCCGCTCGGACTCGCCATGGCGGTGGCGGCATGA
- a CDS encoding A24 family peptidase: MTDAFLGVLLVGVLGLAVGSFLNVVIWRVPRGESVVSPASACPRCAHTIRHRDNIPVLSWLLLRGRCRDCAEPISPRYPLVEAGTAVLFALVAVRFLVDDALPWALPAYLYLGALAVALALIDLDVHRLPDALVLPAYPVLAALLAVASWGSGQTPGGGSLLRAVLGGAALLAFYGGAWFIHPRGMGLGDVKLAGVLGAGLAWLGWGTFAVGAFAAFVAGGFYAIGLLTTGRAGRTTGIPFGPWMLLGAGLGVAAGEPLWSAYLDLLM; this comes from the coding sequence GTGACCGACGCGTTCCTCGGTGTCCTACTGGTCGGTGTGCTCGGCCTTGCTGTCGGTTCGTTCCTCAACGTCGTGATCTGGCGCGTTCCTCGTGGTGAGTCCGTGGTCTCGCCCGCCAGCGCCTGCCCGCGGTGCGCGCACACGATCCGGCACCGGGACAACATCCCGGTGCTCTCCTGGCTGCTCCTACGTGGCAGATGCCGTGATTGTGCCGAACCGATCTCCCCCCGCTACCCGCTCGTGGAGGCAGGCACCGCCGTCCTGTTCGCCCTCGTCGCCGTACGGTTCCTGGTCGACGACGCCTTGCCCTGGGCCCTGCCCGCGTACCTGTACCTCGGTGCCCTCGCCGTCGCACTCGCGCTCATCGACCTTGACGTGCACCGACTGCCTGACGCCCTCGTCCTGCCGGCGTACCCGGTGCTCGCCGCGCTCCTCGCCGTCGCGAGCTGGGGATCGGGGCAGACCCCTGGGGGTGGCTCACTGCTCCGCGCAGTCCTCGGTGGGGCCGCACTCCTCGCCTTCTACGGTGGAGCATGGTTCATCCACCCGCGTGGCATGGGCCTGGGGGACGTCAAGCTAGCGGGCGTCCTCGGCGCGGGCCTGGCCTGGCTGGGGTGGGGGACGTTCGCCGTCGGTGCTTTCGCTGCCTTTGTCGCGGGCGGGTTCTACGCGATCGGTCTCCTGACCACCGGCCGGGCGGGGCGCACCACCGGGATCCCGTTCGGGCCGTGGATGCTGCTCGGAGCCGGCCTCGGAGTTGCTGCGGGGGAGCCGCTCTGGTCCGCCTACCTGGATCTGCTGATGTGA
- a CDS encoding PilW family protein, giving the protein MTSIREPHRRSVNGERTAPHRRDTGMSLTELVVTMMIMSFVVAGTVSLTVGFHRTTAQNMSRQEQIDTARAAVESMSRTVRAAVKPAQLIGTCPGCEDAFLEGRTTSVRFYSNVNNSGNDVGPSRVTYVLSTSGATAGQLIETIQIPESPVPDSSGYDYCDATLASADADCIGRARTRPIAFGVQADDLNPIFRYYDAAGVPLIPVSGASLTTDELARVLSIELVVTVQADNATQAAPTTYIQRIMLPNAKAVLRLSDEETP; this is encoded by the coding sequence ATGACGAGCATCCGTGAACCGCACCGCCGCAGCGTCAACGGGGAACGCACCGCCCCGCACCGACGGGACACGGGCATGTCGTTGACCGAGCTCGTCGTCACGATGATGATCATGTCCTTCGTGGTCGCCGGGACCGTGTCGCTCACTGTCGGCTTCCACCGCACCACCGCGCAGAACATGTCCCGCCAGGAGCAGATCGACACGGCTCGCGCCGCGGTCGAGAGCATGAGCCGGACCGTCCGGGCCGCCGTCAAGCCCGCACAGCTCATCGGCACCTGCCCGGGCTGCGAGGACGCCTTCCTCGAGGGCCGGACGACCTCGGTGCGGTTCTACTCCAACGTCAACAACTCCGGCAACGACGTCGGGCCCAGCCGGGTCACCTACGTCCTGAGCACGAGCGGTGCCACCGCGGGTCAGCTCATCGAGACCATCCAGATCCCGGAAAGCCCCGTCCCCGACTCCAGCGGCTACGACTACTGCGACGCAACGTTGGCGAGCGCCGACGCCGACTGCATAGGCCGGGCGCGCACCCGACCGATCGCCTTCGGCGTCCAGGCCGATGACCTCAACCCCATCTTCCGGTACTACGACGCCGCCGGGGTGCCGTTGATCCCGGTGTCCGGCGCCAGTCTCACCACGGACGAGCTCGCGCGGGTGCTCTCGATCGAGCTGGTCGTGACCGTTCAGGCCGACAACGCCACCCAGGCCGCTCCCACCACCTACATCCAGCGCATCATGCTGCCGAACGCCAAGGCCGTCCTGCGTTTGAGCGACGAGGAGACACCGTGA
- a CDS encoding prepilin-type N-terminal cleavage/methylation domain-containing protein, which translates to MSVTRTAARTLTGALSAARRRTSGDDGVTLIEVVVASVLLGVLAAAILGIIMQTQSAQVGNRARIAAANLAAREIDFVREEFGASDEGPLDLAAAGTVTNPHPLDGGTPGDPLVLDGVPYSVVRSAAWNPTAHGESACEGGTLVAYPTLTVTVSVTWPNMGPIQPVVSDALFAPDKGNGVPGTSSFVAVSVVDAAGQPNAGRSVRVVSGGAVHPGLTDPSGCAVVRVDPAVGAGTDYIVSMADVGYVDISGNPSPSKATGPILRGTLNNSVSFAYERAGSVELRVYDPAGATLTDDEVSGAQVTLVASEYAGASGATVHTLTGVTQTISNLWPTIYGGYFGTVAPAGGYPSVEVTPGATVTLDVPFAPAEVPFTNLPAGTSAIVAVPAGSGLTCGSAGAKTFPASAPDTTISLLPGTWQFFVVGSTFSCSSGDPTGTEFGSGLSEAVAWDQSSTLRVTGAVPGGTLWAVDAGLTGPLSTCPGAAAAPIARNVDGARTGPVGLLPGTWYLYVTDGAPDGACQGFLAGGQNPATVSFGQAKSVAWALNSAAVTITGIENAGSRRPYVYLSTSTASLSCTSSGLTSAGTVASWGRPASEGASLNGVVPQGTWYVYGNDQASSATWSPRCRLAGTIIVGPMSTTLTIDYRTSGPLTVGP; encoded by the coding sequence ATGTCCGTGACGCGCACCGCGGCCCGCACCCTCACCGGTGCACTGAGCGCCGCCCGCCGCCGGACCTCCGGTGACGACGGTGTCACCCTCATCGAGGTCGTCGTGGCGAGCGTGCTGCTCGGCGTCCTTGCCGCAGCGATCCTCGGCATCATCATGCAGACCCAGTCGGCCCAGGTCGGCAACCGCGCACGGATCGCCGCCGCCAACCTCGCCGCACGGGAGATCGACTTCGTCCGCGAGGAGTTCGGTGCGTCGGACGAGGGCCCCCTCGACCTCGCTGCCGCGGGTACCGTCACCAACCCCCACCCGCTCGACGGCGGAACGCCCGGCGATCCCTTGGTCCTGGACGGCGTCCCGTACTCGGTCGTGCGCTCCGCCGCCTGGAACCCCACCGCCCACGGTGAGTCGGCGTGCGAGGGCGGCACGCTCGTCGCCTACCCGACGCTCACCGTCACGGTGAGCGTCACCTGGCCCAACATGGGCCCGATCCAACCGGTCGTGTCCGATGCCCTCTTCGCCCCGGACAAGGGCAACGGCGTACCGGGCACGTCGTCGTTCGTCGCCGTCTCGGTCGTGGATGCGGCCGGTCAGCCGAACGCCGGCCGCAGCGTGCGCGTGGTCAGCGGTGGCGCCGTGCACCCCGGCCTGACCGACCCCTCCGGCTGCGCCGTGGTCCGGGTGGACCCCGCCGTCGGAGCCGGCACCGACTACATCGTGTCGATGGCCGATGTCGGCTACGTGGACATCAGCGGCAACCCGTCCCCGTCGAAGGCGACCGGACCGATCCTGCGCGGCACCCTGAACAACAGCGTCTCGTTCGCCTACGAGCGCGCCGGCTCCGTCGAGCTGCGGGTCTACGACCCTGCCGGCGCCACCCTGACCGACGACGAGGTCAGCGGCGCCCAGGTGACCCTGGTCGCCTCGGAGTACGCCGGTGCGTCCGGCGCCACCGTTCACACGCTGACCGGCGTGACCCAGACGATCTCCAACCTGTGGCCCACGATCTACGGCGGCTACTTCGGAACCGTCGCGCCGGCCGGCGGATACCCGTCGGTCGAGGTCACCCCGGGCGCCACGGTGACCCTCGACGTGCCCTTCGCCCCCGCGGAGGTGCCGTTCACGAACCTGCCGGCCGGCACGTCGGCCATCGTTGCCGTCCCTGCCGGTTCGGGGCTCACCTGCGGCAGCGCGGGAGCCAAGACCTTCCCCGCGTCGGCACCGGACACGACGATCTCGTTGCTCCCCGGGACATGGCAGTTCTTCGTCGTCGGCTCGACCTTCTCCTGCTCCTCGGGCGACCCGACGGGCACGGAGTTCGGCTCTGGGCTCTCCGAAGCCGTGGCGTGGGACCAGTCCAGCACGCTGAGGGTCACCGGCGCGGTGCCCGGCGGCACGCTGTGGGCCGTCGACGCGGGGCTGACCGGCCCGCTCAGCACGTGTCCGGGAGCCGCGGCCGCACCCATCGCGCGGAATGTGGACGGTGCCAGGACCGGCCCGGTCGGCCTGCTGCCCGGCACCTGGTACCTCTATGTGACCGATGGTGCACCCGACGGCGCGTGCCAGGGCTTCCTCGCGGGCGGCCAGAACCCGGCGACGGTGTCGTTCGGCCAGGCGAAGTCCGTCGCCTGGGCCCTGAACTCCGCCGCGGTGACGATCACGGGCATCGAGAACGCCGGCTCCCGACGCCCCTACGTCTATCTGAGCACCTCGACCGCGTCGCTCAGCTGCACATCGAGCGGCTTGACCAGTGCCGGCACCGTGGCGAGCTGGGGCCGACCTGCATCCGAAGGCGCCAGCCTGAACGGTGTGGTACCCCAGGGCACGTGGTACGTGTACGGGAACGACCAGGCTTCGAGTGCCACATGGTCACCTCGCTGCAGGCTCGCTGGAACGATCATCGTAGGGCCGATGTCCACGACGCTGACGATCGACTACCGCACCTCCGGACCGCTGACGGTGGGACCATGA
- a CDS encoding prepilin-type N-terminal cleavage/methylation domain-containing protein — MIARIRKSLDEKDQGFTLIELLVVIIIIGILAAIAIPIFLNQRQKAVDVSAQADVATIAKQVATSLVDVDTMPDVDVEAGGEFYQMTVTGEAGSPFNIGPVSGKLVSPIVTMGAGVTAADFSVTLTFSGGTEGDAATITYDAATGLGDITAP, encoded by the coding sequence ATGATCGCTCGCATCCGTAAGTCCCTCGACGAGAAGGACCAGGGCTTCACCCTGATCGAGCTCCTCGTCGTCATCATCATCATCGGCATCCTGGCCGCCATCGCCATCCCGATCTTCCTCAACCAGCGCCAGAAGGCCGTCGACGTCTCTGCCCAGGCGGACGTCGCGACCATTGCCAAGCAGGTGGCGACCTCGCTCGTCGACGTCGACACCATGCCCGACGTGGATGTCGAAGCTGGTGGCGAGTTCTACCAGATGACCGTAACTGGCGAGGCTGGCTCGCCGTTCAACATCGGCCCGGTCAGCGGCAAGCTCGTCAGCCCGATCGTCACTATGGGCGCCGGGGTCACCGCCGCCGACTTCTCCGTCACGCTGACGTTCAGCGGTGGCACCGAGGGTGACGCCGCGACCATCACGTACGACGCGGCGACCGGTCTCGGCGACATCACGGCTCCGTGA
- a CDS encoding type II secretion system F family protein yields MATTAASHTYEYAVRNKDGKIIKGRIEAQNQAAVASRLRTMGVAPLSISEVSTSGLSRELKIPGFGEKVGMKDLAIMARQMATMINAGLSLLRALQILAEQTDNKTLAKVLFQVRNDVEAGTALSVAMGRHPVVFPPLMLNMIKAGEVGGFLDQVLVSVAENYESEVKLRSKIKSAMTYPVVVFIMAIAATVGMLLFIVPVFADMFASLGGELPAPTKVLVFLSELMKYLVPPAIVLGIIFSVWWSRHKNDYAVRARLDPIKLKAPIFGNLFRKVAVARFTRNFGTMIHAGVPILQALDIVGETSGNMVVENAAKAVRDSVRSGQSLAAPLSDHPVFPPMVVQMITVGEDTGALDEMLAKIAEFYDQEVESTTEQLTSLIEPLMIAVLGTVVGSMIIALYMPIFSVFDLIE; encoded by the coding sequence ATGGCCACCACCGCGGCGAGCCACACCTACGAGTACGCCGTCCGGAACAAGGACGGCAAGATCATCAAGGGTCGGATCGAGGCCCAGAACCAGGCGGCCGTCGCGTCCCGCCTGCGCACGATGGGCGTGGCCCCGCTGTCGATCTCCGAGGTCTCGACCTCGGGCCTCAGCCGCGAGCTCAAGATCCCCGGCTTCGGCGAGAAGGTCGGCATGAAGGACCTGGCGATCATGGCGCGCCAGATGGCGACCATGATCAATGCCGGGTTGAGCCTGCTGCGCGCGCTGCAGATCCTTGCCGAGCAGACCGACAACAAGACCCTGGCGAAGGTGCTCTTCCAGGTTCGCAACGACGTCGAGGCCGGTACCGCGCTGTCCGTTGCGATGGGTCGACACCCGGTCGTCTTCCCGCCTCTGATGCTCAACATGATCAAGGCCGGCGAGGTCGGTGGCTTCCTCGACCAGGTGCTCGTCTCCGTCGCGGAGAACTACGAGTCGGAGGTCAAGCTGCGGTCCAAGATCAAGTCCGCGATGACCTACCCGGTCGTCGTCTTCATCATGGCGATTGCGGCGACCGTGGGCATGCTGCTCTTCATCGTGCCCGTGTTCGCCGACATGTTCGCGAGCCTCGGCGGGGAGCTCCCGGCACCCACCAAGGTTCTGGTCTTCCTGTCGGAGCTGATGAAGTACCTCGTCCCACCTGCCATCGTCCTGGGAATTATCTTCAGCGTCTGGTGGTCCAGGCACAAGAACGACTACGCCGTCCGGGCGAGGCTCGACCCGATCAAGCTCAAGGCCCCTATCTTCGGCAATCTGTTCCGCAAGGTGGCCGTCGCCCGGTTCACCCGCAACTTCGGCACGATGATCCACGCCGGCGTGCCCATCCTGCAGGCCCTGGACATCGTGGGTGAGACCAGCGGCAACATGGTCGTGGAGAACGCCGCCAAGGCCGTGCGGGACTCCGTGCGCAGCGGGCAGTCCCTCGCCGCGCCGCTCAGCGACCACCCGGTCTTCCCACCGATGGTCGTGCAGATGATCACCGTCGGTGAGGACACCGGCGCCCTGGACGAGATGCTCGCGAAGATCGCCGAGTTCTACGACCAGGAGGTCGAGTCGACCACCGAGCAGCTGACGTCCCTGATCGAGCCGCTCATGATCGCCGTGCTCGGTACCGTCGTCGGCTCCATGATCATCGCTCTGTACATGCCCATCTTCAGCGTCTTCGACCTGATCGAGTAG
- a CDS encoding type IV pilus twitching motility protein PilT: MTDYYPAPGAEPTRAATPYVPRDIGGPVPPYGPGQPPGRPQQPAGPSAVAAPYQPVNPAYGAGPGPVNPAPTVPAQTRVQPAAAPPAGPSRPIATQAAPVRPMTGPAAQQPTAPRPVTPGVRGPEGSQRIGLAQLSQEGDIDLDAALRAMMERGASDLHITSGAQPMIRLDGGLRPLEGFPVMYPDALQRSLYAVITQKQRETFEENLELDFAYAVRGVSRFRVNLYRQRDSVGAAFRAIPYEIKPLEELGVPPIVANFAGLPRGLVLVTGPTGSGKSTTLASIIDLANRTRSDHIMTVEDPIEFLHRHKKSLINQREVGSDTLSFANALKHVLRQDPDIILVGELRDLETISVALTAAETGHLVFGTLHTQDAAQTVDRIIDVFPAFQQDQVRTQLASALQGVVSQTLCKRANGRGRVVATEVMLATPAVRNLIREGKTHQIYSSMQAGAALGMHTMDQHLAELVKGNKITYEVGLEKCQNVEDFNRLVGRTSRMAQGGGSMGDPHNGGGGHAELPPMPPIHRPAHSDPTAPPTHPGVR; this comes from the coding sequence GTGACCGACTACTACCCCGCGCCAGGCGCCGAGCCCACCAGGGCCGCGACGCCCTACGTCCCGCGCGACATCGGCGGCCCGGTGCCCCCGTACGGACCCGGCCAGCCCCCCGGGCGCCCGCAGCAGCCCGCCGGACCGTCGGCAGTGGCAGCCCCGTACCAGCCGGTCAACCCGGCGTACGGTGCGGGCCCCGGACCGGTCAACCCGGCCCCGACCGTCCCCGCCCAGACCCGCGTCCAGCCCGCGGCGGCCCCGCCCGCCGGGCCGTCACGTCCGATCGCTACCCAGGCGGCGCCGGTCCGCCCGATGACGGGCCCGGCGGCGCAGCAGCCGACGGCCCCGCGTCCGGTCACTCCCGGAGTCCGTGGGCCCGAGGGATCCCAGCGGATCGGCCTCGCGCAGCTCTCGCAGGAGGGCGACATCGACCTGGACGCCGCCCTCCGCGCGATGATGGAGCGCGGCGCGTCCGACCTGCACATCACCTCGGGTGCGCAGCCGATGATCCGCCTCGACGGCGGGCTGCGGCCTCTCGAGGGCTTCCCCGTGATGTACCCGGACGCGCTCCAGCGCAGCCTGTACGCGGTGATCACGCAGAAGCAGCGCGAGACGTTCGAGGAGAATCTCGAGCTGGACTTCGCCTACGCGGTCCGCGGGGTCTCCCGGTTCCGCGTGAACCTGTACCGGCAGCGCGACTCGGTCGGCGCGGCCTTCCGGGCGATCCCCTACGAGATCAAGCCGCTCGAGGAGCTCGGCGTTCCGCCGATCGTGGCGAACTTCGCCGGGCTGCCCCGGGGTCTCGTCCTGGTGACCGGACCCACCGGGTCGGGCAAGTCGACGACGCTCGCGTCGATCATCGACCTGGCCAACCGGACCCGCAGCGACCACATCATGACCGTCGAGGACCCGATCGAGTTCCTGCATCGGCACAAGAAGTCGCTGATCAACCAGCGCGAGGTCGGGTCGGACACGTTGTCCTTCGCGAACGCCCTCAAGCACGTGCTGCGCCAGGACCCGGACATCATCCTGGTCGGCGAGCTGCGTGACCTGGAGACGATCTCGGTCGCCCTGACCGCTGCGGAGACCGGCCACCTGGTGTTCGGGACCCTGCACACCCAGGACGCCGCGCAGACTGTCGACCGCATCATCGACGTGTTCCCGGCCTTCCAGCAGGACCAGGTCCGGACCCAGCTCGCCAGCGCGCTGCAGGGCGTCGTCAGCCAGACCCTCTGCAAGCGGGCCAACGGTCGCGGCCGGGTCGTGGCCACCGAGGTCATGCTCGCGACCCCGGCCGTCCGCAACCTCATCCGCGAGGGCAAGACGCATCAGATCTACTCCTCGATGCAGGCCGGAGCGGCCCTCGGCATGCACACGATGGACCAGCACCTGGCCGAGCTCGTCAAGGGCAACAAGATCACGTACGAGGTCGGCCTCGAGAAGTGCCAGAACGTCGAGGACTTCAACCGGCTCGTCGGCCGCACCTCGCGGATGGCGCAGGGCGGCGGCTCGATGGGTGACCCGCACAACGGTGGCGGCGGCCACGCCGAGCTGCCACCGATGCCGCCGATCCATCGGCCAGCGCACAGTGACCCGACCGCACCGCCGACGCATCCCGGGGTGCGCTGA